The proteins below are encoded in one region of Hordeum vulgare subsp. vulgare chromosome 3H, MorexV3_pseudomolecules_assembly, whole genome shotgun sequence:
- the LOC123443117 gene encoding phosphoribosylaminoimidazole carboxylase, chloroplastic-like isoform X2 → MHARLLGAPSRASASSAPSAGRHPCRASWKPRPPSRTSASPPPLSLFRAGASMEPASTEGQSDPPVHGVADRVVGVLGGGQLGKMLCQAASQMGIKVAILDPLKDCPANSVCHEHVVGSFSDGDAVREFAKRCDVLTVEIEHVDAVTLEKLEKQGVVCEPKASTIMIIQDKYRQKDHFSKFGIPLPDFVEVDTLSSIEKAGEMFGYPLMVKSKRLAYDGRGNAVAHEKNELSSVVSSLGGFEHGLYVERWTTFTKELSVIVARSRDGCTVCYPVVETIHKDNICHVVEAPAEIPEKMKKLATSVAERAIKSLEGAGVFAVELFLTNDNQVLLNEVAPRPHNSGHHTIEACYTSQYEQHLRAILGLPLGDTAMKAPAAIMYNILGEDEGDSGFVLAHQLIKRALSIPGASVHWYAKPEIRKQRKMGHVTIVGPSLFSVKAHLNKLLQRDTDGPQKVRPRAAVIMGSDSDLPIMKDAAAVLEKFNIPFELTVVSAHRTAERMYAYASSAKERGLEVIIAGAGGAAHLPGMVASLTTLPVIGVPISTKSLQGMDSLLSIVQMPKGIPVATVAIGSAENAGLLAVRMLASRDPELSDRLNEYQQDLEDSVLVKARLLEELGSDKYLKQYMNP, encoded by the exons ATGCACGCCAGGCTGCTCGGCGCTCCGTCccgcgcctccgcctcctccgccccCTCCGCCGGCCGCCACCCGTGCCGCGCGTCCTGGAAGCCGCGGCCGCCAAGCCGGACCtccgcctcgccgccgcctctcTCGCTGTTTCGCGCCGGCGCATCCATGGAGCCCGCTTCGACGGAGGG GCAGAGCGACCCGCCTGTGCATGGCGTGGCCGATAGGGTCGTCGGGGTGCTGGGGGGCGGCCAGTTGGGGAAGATGCTCTGCCAGGCGGCGAGTCAGATGGGGATCAAAGTGGCCATCCTGGACCCCCTCAAGGACTGCCCCGCGAACTCCGTCTGTCACGAGCATGTCGTGGGGAGCTTCAGTGATGGTGACGCGGTCCGTGAGTTTGCGAAGAG GTGTGATGTTCTAACTGTGGAAATTGAGCATGTGGATGCTGTGACACTTGAGAAGCTTGAAAAACAGGGTGTTGTTTGTGAACCCAAAGCCTCTACCATCATGATTATTCAG GACAAGTACAGGCAGAAAGACCATTTCTCAAAATTTGGAATTCCGTTACCTGACTTTGTTGAA GTAGATACTTTGAGCAGTATAGAGAAAGCTGGGGAAATGTTTGGCTACCCTCTAATGGTAAAAAGCAAAAGATTGGCATATGACGGTCGTGGGAATGCTGTTGCTCACGAAAAAAATGAGCTATCTTCTGTTGTTTCTT CGCTGGGTGGGTTTGAACATGGCTTGTATGTTGAGAGGTGGACAACTTTTACAAAG GAGCTTTCTGTAATTGTGGCAAGGAGCAGAGATGGTTGTACGGTTTGTTATCCTGTCGTTGAGACCATTCATAA GGATAACATCTGTCATGTTGTTGAAGCTCCTGCTGAGATACCCGAGAAAATGAAGAAGTTGGCTACCAGTGTAGCTGAAAGAGCTATCAAGTCCTTAGAAGGTGCTGGTGTTTTTGCCGTTGAACTATTTTTAACAAATGACAATCAG GTTTTATTGAACGAAGTAGCCCCTAGGCCTCACAATAGTGGACACCATACAATCGAGGCATGTTACACTTCACAATATGAGCAACATTTACGTGCTATTCTTGGACTTCCTCTTGGTGATACTGCAATGAAAGCACCCGCAGCAATAATGTACAACATCCTGGGCGAGGACGAG GGTGATTCGGGGTTTGTTTTAGCCCATCAGCTGATTAAGAGGGCGTTAAGCATTCCAGGTGCATCAGTCCACTGGTATGCAAAGCCAG agattcggaaacaaagaaagatGGGTCATGTTACTATTGTGGGGCCTTCTTTGTTCAGTGTAAAAGCACATTTGAACAAGTTGCTGCAAAGAGACACAGATGGCCCACAGAAAG TTAGACCTCGCGCTGCGGTTATAATGGGTTCGGATTCGGATCTTCCCATAATGAAAGATGCTGCAGCAGTACTGGAGAAGTTCAACATACCTTTTGAG CTTACAGTTGTTTCGGCACATCGTACAGCAGAGAGGATGTACGCTTATGCATCATCTGCTAAGGAAAGGGGCTTAGAGGTCATTATTGCAGGCGCGGGCGGAGCAGCGCACTTACCAG GGATGGTGGCTTCATTGACTACTCTTCCTGTAATTGGAGTCCCCATCTCGACGAAGTCATTACAGGGAATGGATTCCCTCCTATCTATTGTGCAG ATGCCGAAAGGTAttcctgttgctactgttgcaatTGGAAGTGCTGAAAATGCAGGCTTGTTGGCAGTTCGGATGCTTGCCTCAAGGGATCCTGAGTTGTCGGACAG GCTAAATGAATACCAGCAAGATCTGGAAGACAGTGTGTTGGTTAAAGCAAGATTACTCGAGGAATTAGGTTCGGACAAATATCTGAAGCAATATATGAATCCTTGA
- the LOC123443117 gene encoding phosphoribosylaminoimidazole carboxylase, chloroplastic-like isoform X1, whose product MHARLLGAPSRASASSAPSAGRHPCRASWKPRPPSRTSASPPPLSLFRAGASMEPASTEGQSDPPVHGVADRVVGVLGGGQLGKMLCQAASQMGIKVAILDPLKDCPANSVCHEHVVGSFSDGDAVREFAKRCDVLTVEIEHVDAVTLEKLEKQGVVCEPKASTIMIIQDKYRQKDHFSKFGIPLPDFVEVDTLSSIEKAGEMFGYPLMVKSKRLAYDGRGNAVAHEKNELSSVVSSLGGFEHGLYVERWTTFTKELSVIVARSRDGCTVCYPVVETIHKDNICHVVEAPAEIPEKMKKLATSVAERAIKSLEGAGVFAVELFLTNDNQVLLNEVAPRPHNSGHHTIEACYTSQYEQHLRAILGLPLGDTAMKAPAAIMYNILGEDEGDSGFVLAHQLIKRALSIPGASVHWYAKPEIRKQRKMGHVTIVGPSLFSVKAHLNKLLQRDTDGPQKVRPRAAVIMGSDSDLPIMKDAAAVLEKFNIPFELTVVSAHRTAERMYAYASSAKERGLEVIIAGAGGAAHLPGMVASLTTLPVIGVPISTKSLQGMDSLLSIVQMPKGIPVATVAIGSAENAGLLAVRMLASRDPELSDSRLNEYQQDLEDSVLVKARLLEELGSDKYLKQYMNP is encoded by the exons ATGCACGCCAGGCTGCTCGGCGCTCCGTCccgcgcctccgcctcctccgccccCTCCGCCGGCCGCCACCCGTGCCGCGCGTCCTGGAAGCCGCGGCCGCCAAGCCGGACCtccgcctcgccgccgcctctcTCGCTGTTTCGCGCCGGCGCATCCATGGAGCCCGCTTCGACGGAGGG GCAGAGCGACCCGCCTGTGCATGGCGTGGCCGATAGGGTCGTCGGGGTGCTGGGGGGCGGCCAGTTGGGGAAGATGCTCTGCCAGGCGGCGAGTCAGATGGGGATCAAAGTGGCCATCCTGGACCCCCTCAAGGACTGCCCCGCGAACTCCGTCTGTCACGAGCATGTCGTGGGGAGCTTCAGTGATGGTGACGCGGTCCGTGAGTTTGCGAAGAG GTGTGATGTTCTAACTGTGGAAATTGAGCATGTGGATGCTGTGACACTTGAGAAGCTTGAAAAACAGGGTGTTGTTTGTGAACCCAAAGCCTCTACCATCATGATTATTCAG GACAAGTACAGGCAGAAAGACCATTTCTCAAAATTTGGAATTCCGTTACCTGACTTTGTTGAA GTAGATACTTTGAGCAGTATAGAGAAAGCTGGGGAAATGTTTGGCTACCCTCTAATGGTAAAAAGCAAAAGATTGGCATATGACGGTCGTGGGAATGCTGTTGCTCACGAAAAAAATGAGCTATCTTCTGTTGTTTCTT CGCTGGGTGGGTTTGAACATGGCTTGTATGTTGAGAGGTGGACAACTTTTACAAAG GAGCTTTCTGTAATTGTGGCAAGGAGCAGAGATGGTTGTACGGTTTGTTATCCTGTCGTTGAGACCATTCATAA GGATAACATCTGTCATGTTGTTGAAGCTCCTGCTGAGATACCCGAGAAAATGAAGAAGTTGGCTACCAGTGTAGCTGAAAGAGCTATCAAGTCCTTAGAAGGTGCTGGTGTTTTTGCCGTTGAACTATTTTTAACAAATGACAATCAG GTTTTATTGAACGAAGTAGCCCCTAGGCCTCACAATAGTGGACACCATACAATCGAGGCATGTTACACTTCACAATATGAGCAACATTTACGTGCTATTCTTGGACTTCCTCTTGGTGATACTGCAATGAAAGCACCCGCAGCAATAATGTACAACATCCTGGGCGAGGACGAG GGTGATTCGGGGTTTGTTTTAGCCCATCAGCTGATTAAGAGGGCGTTAAGCATTCCAGGTGCATCAGTCCACTGGTATGCAAAGCCAG agattcggaaacaaagaaagatGGGTCATGTTACTATTGTGGGGCCTTCTTTGTTCAGTGTAAAAGCACATTTGAACAAGTTGCTGCAAAGAGACACAGATGGCCCACAGAAAG TTAGACCTCGCGCTGCGGTTATAATGGGTTCGGATTCGGATCTTCCCATAATGAAAGATGCTGCAGCAGTACTGGAGAAGTTCAACATACCTTTTGAG CTTACAGTTGTTTCGGCACATCGTACAGCAGAGAGGATGTACGCTTATGCATCATCTGCTAAGGAAAGGGGCTTAGAGGTCATTATTGCAGGCGCGGGCGGAGCAGCGCACTTACCAG GGATGGTGGCTTCATTGACTACTCTTCCTGTAATTGGAGTCCCCATCTCGACGAAGTCATTACAGGGAATGGATTCCCTCCTATCTATTGTGCAG ATGCCGAAAGGTAttcctgttgctactgttgcaatTGGAAGTGCTGAAAATGCAGGCTTGTTGGCAGTTCGGATGCTTGCCTCAAGGGATCCTGAGTTGTCGGACAG CAGGCTAAATGAATACCAGCAAGATCTGGAAGACAGTGTGTTGGTTAAAGCAAGATTACTCGAGGAATTAGGTTCGGACAAATATCTGAAGCAATATATGAATCCTTGA
- the LOC123443117 gene encoding phosphoribosylaminoimidazole carboxylase, chloroplastic-like isoform X3 yields the protein MHARLLGAPSRASASSAPSAGRHPCRASWKPRPPSRTSASPPPLSLFRAGASMEPASTEGQSDPPVHGVADRVVGVLGGGQLGKMLCQAASQMGIKVAILDPLKDCPANSVCHEHVVGSFSDGDAVREFAKRCDVLTVEIEHVDAVTLEKLEKQGVVCEPKASTIMIIQDKYRQKDHFSKFGIPLPDFVEVDTLSSIEKAGEMFGYPLMVKSKRLAYDGRGNAVAHEKNELSSVVSSLGGFEHGLYVERWTTFTKELSVIVARSRDGCTVCYPVVETIHKDNICHVVEAPAEIPEKMKKLATSVAERAIKSLEGAGVFAVELFLTNDNQVLLNEVAPRPHNSGHHTIEACYTSQYEQHLRAILGLPLGDTAMKAPAAIMYNILGEDEGDSGFVLAHQLIKRALSIPGASVHWYAKPEIRKQRKMGHVTIVGPSLFSVKAHLNKLLQRDTDGPQKVRPRAAVIMGSDSDLPIMKDAAAVLEKFNIPFELTVVSAHRTAERMYAYASSAKERGLEVIIAGAGGAAHLPGMVASLTTLPVIGVPISTKSLQGMDSLLSIVQMPKGIPVATVAIGSAENAGLLAVRMLASRDPELSDS from the exons ATGCACGCCAGGCTGCTCGGCGCTCCGTCccgcgcctccgcctcctccgccccCTCCGCCGGCCGCCACCCGTGCCGCGCGTCCTGGAAGCCGCGGCCGCCAAGCCGGACCtccgcctcgccgccgcctctcTCGCTGTTTCGCGCCGGCGCATCCATGGAGCCCGCTTCGACGGAGGG GCAGAGCGACCCGCCTGTGCATGGCGTGGCCGATAGGGTCGTCGGGGTGCTGGGGGGCGGCCAGTTGGGGAAGATGCTCTGCCAGGCGGCGAGTCAGATGGGGATCAAAGTGGCCATCCTGGACCCCCTCAAGGACTGCCCCGCGAACTCCGTCTGTCACGAGCATGTCGTGGGGAGCTTCAGTGATGGTGACGCGGTCCGTGAGTTTGCGAAGAG GTGTGATGTTCTAACTGTGGAAATTGAGCATGTGGATGCTGTGACACTTGAGAAGCTTGAAAAACAGGGTGTTGTTTGTGAACCCAAAGCCTCTACCATCATGATTATTCAG GACAAGTACAGGCAGAAAGACCATTTCTCAAAATTTGGAATTCCGTTACCTGACTTTGTTGAA GTAGATACTTTGAGCAGTATAGAGAAAGCTGGGGAAATGTTTGGCTACCCTCTAATGGTAAAAAGCAAAAGATTGGCATATGACGGTCGTGGGAATGCTGTTGCTCACGAAAAAAATGAGCTATCTTCTGTTGTTTCTT CGCTGGGTGGGTTTGAACATGGCTTGTATGTTGAGAGGTGGACAACTTTTACAAAG GAGCTTTCTGTAATTGTGGCAAGGAGCAGAGATGGTTGTACGGTTTGTTATCCTGTCGTTGAGACCATTCATAA GGATAACATCTGTCATGTTGTTGAAGCTCCTGCTGAGATACCCGAGAAAATGAAGAAGTTGGCTACCAGTGTAGCTGAAAGAGCTATCAAGTCCTTAGAAGGTGCTGGTGTTTTTGCCGTTGAACTATTTTTAACAAATGACAATCAG GTTTTATTGAACGAAGTAGCCCCTAGGCCTCACAATAGTGGACACCATACAATCGAGGCATGTTACACTTCACAATATGAGCAACATTTACGTGCTATTCTTGGACTTCCTCTTGGTGATACTGCAATGAAAGCACCCGCAGCAATAATGTACAACATCCTGGGCGAGGACGAG GGTGATTCGGGGTTTGTTTTAGCCCATCAGCTGATTAAGAGGGCGTTAAGCATTCCAGGTGCATCAGTCCACTGGTATGCAAAGCCAG agattcggaaacaaagaaagatGGGTCATGTTACTATTGTGGGGCCTTCTTTGTTCAGTGTAAAAGCACATTTGAACAAGTTGCTGCAAAGAGACACAGATGGCCCACAGAAAG TTAGACCTCGCGCTGCGGTTATAATGGGTTCGGATTCGGATCTTCCCATAATGAAAGATGCTGCAGCAGTACTGGAGAAGTTCAACATACCTTTTGAG CTTACAGTTGTTTCGGCACATCGTACAGCAGAGAGGATGTACGCTTATGCATCATCTGCTAAGGAAAGGGGCTTAGAGGTCATTATTGCAGGCGCGGGCGGAGCAGCGCACTTACCAG GGATGGTGGCTTCATTGACTACTCTTCCTGTAATTGGAGTCCCCATCTCGACGAAGTCATTACAGGGAATGGATTCCCTCCTATCTATTGTGCAG ATGCCGAAAGGTAttcctgttgctactgttgcaatTGGAAGTGCTGAAAATGCAGGCTTGTTGGCAGTTCGGATGCTTGCCTCAAGGGATCCTGAGTTGTCGGACAG TTAA